In Drosophila innubila isolate TH190305 chromosome 2L unlocalized genomic scaffold, UK_Dinn_1.0 5_B_2L, whole genome shotgun sequence, a single window of DNA contains:
- the LOC117782698 gene encoding epidermal growth factor-like protein 7, protein MLVLMILGIHLNMMLAQTQGIAITNVHCQKNISVKYQVPIPRTRTRTLANDYVNVSNSDAEEMYIAFEERVRWDVVQMCCPGYRTIIFGFCEPICQDPCPTHSYCLEPNKCRCIRGYEHSHHPNKQHQLICRPICQGGCPEHSYCIAHNECECRPGYKDVSSWFSLSLNCERIQCGVEQRYDIHRRTCVKIEMTMEELMQRVAERLEKGLETDTQQPLEDP, encoded by the coding sequence ATGCTGGTGCTGATGATATTAGGCATTCATCTAAATATGATGCTGGCTCAGACGCAGGGCATAGCCATTACGAATGTTCACTGCCAGAAAAACATAAGCGTCAAGTATCAGGTGCCAATACCGAGGACGAGAACCAGGACCTTAGCCAATGATTATGTCAATGTGAGCAATTCGGATGCGGAGGAGATGTATATTGCTTTTGAAGAGCGTGTCAGATGGGATGTAGTGCAAATGTGCTGTCCCGGCTACCGTACGATCATCTTTGGCTTTTGTGAGCCCATTTGCCAGGATCCCTGTCCAACGCACAGCTACTGCCTGGAGCCGAACAAGTGTCGTTGCATAAGGGGTTATGAGCACTCGCATCATCCCAATAAACAGCATCAGCTCATTTGCCGTCCCATTTGTCAGGGTGGATGTCCGGAGCATAGTTATTGCATTGCCCACAATGAGTGTGAGTGTCGTCCTGGCTACAAGGATGTCAGCAGCTGGTTCAGCCTTAGTCTCAACTGTGAACGCATCCAGTGCGGCGTCGAGCAGCGATATGACATCCATCGGCGTACCTGTGTCAAGATCGAGATGACCATGGAGGAGTTAATGCAACGCGTCGCCGAGCGTCTTGAAAAGGGTCTGGAAACCGATACCCAGCAACCGTTAGAGGATCCTTAA